The DNA sequence ATCCTTATTtaagtatatttattttataatttaatccaATTATAAGTGaggatttatttttgtaaaattttttttttgttcaattctgaataaagattaaatttataatccattccaaaaagtaattttttttttctgtgaaATTGAATTTAAAGACATTTGCTCATAATTGTAGCAGACTAAAATATTGTGGTAAAATATTGTGCTAAAAAGCTGTAAGTGCATTCAATATATATGTAACTTCTACCTAATTTACGGGGTTATCAAAGAGAAGGTAGTAATTACAGGGTAACGGCACTATTAACACCATCTTCTTCAGTACAAACCACAATCACTCTTCAAGCGCCGAGCAAAACACAGTGTTCGCTCAAGTGCTCAAGTTCATTCATCATCTCCCTTTTTCAAAAAACACTGAAGGTATTCGCTTATCCCTATCTTCTTCTTATTTTACTCTCAAATGGATGCCATGCAAGAATTGATGAGGTCTTCCATTTTAATTGATTCAGGGCTATGGAAAAATCCGGTATTATTCTTGAGAAATTCATCAGATTCATAACCAACGCAGATTGTTTATCAGATGAAATGGTTAGTTCACCATATTTTTATTAAGTAGTTCCAGGCGGTCCTCTAACCatttctgtaattttttttccagTATTTGCCTTCAAAAATTCTAAGCAAATATGGTAGCCGAATTCAAGATTGTTTCCTGTTGAAATTTCGGAATGGCTATGAAATTCCAGTTGTGTTCCACAAAGAGGAGGGAGTTATATCTGGACTCTCAACTTTGTATGAGGATTTCGAGTTTGAACCAGGGCAAATGCTTGTATTCGAGTTTGATGGGAAAGTTCACTTCAATGTTTATGTGATTGGGACTGACTTTTCGGAGATTGAGTACCCACAGGTGGCTCACCACTTACAGCAAACCCGTCCTCGAGATGGTACTTGTTCACCTCTTAACTGTAACagcatttgattttttaatttttctgttGGAACTGTATGACTTATTGATTTAATTCTGTTTCTGCTAGTCAATGTTAAAAAAGAGGGTTTGAAGTTTGTGAACTTTGTTAAGGATGAAGAACCGTTGTTTGATGAATTTGTAAGCACCTATAACCccttaattaaaataatctgtAATTCTTTAGAAAGCTGCATGTGATTTAATTAACTTTGCAGGAGCCTCCTAGGTCTTTTAGGAGAAAATTTCCCATGTTGATGGCCTATCAGAACTTTTTTTTTAGTAATGGGAAAAGGGTTGAGGGTGGTTACCATCATCAAACCAAAAAATTTCATGGGCTTAGCAAGTTCTGCTCAATAGTGGGGCTGGAAAATTTTAGAGGCTTTAACTTACTTCTATTCAACTATGAGGAGTCAGGCATCACAACGGTTTCAGTTTTTGATGACCATTTTGTCGAGCACTTGTTTCCCGGCACACCAGTGTCAGCtggtatataatttttagattttaatttcattttcattttgtttttccaaATCTGAAGTAATTGAATTTATTGTTTACTTTGTTGTGAAGGTCTAAACTCACATAACCCAGTTGTGCGTTTCCGTATTGAGATAACAATCCAGGCTCATCACTTGTATAGATATATACATGGGGTGGTAAGATAGGAAATTGCTAATTagtattttaaactttttattgTTCTGATTTGCTGATTTTTGGTGATTTAacctgatttttttttgttcatctAGGATATATCTACTGAGCACTACAATGTGACTGCTTATTGGAAGAAAAAAGATTACATTAATATCTTTTCAGGGGATAAAGCGTGGAGATTGCAGGTGAGGTCCCGGGGTGGCACATCTCGACGCACAACCATCCACGATGGTTGGATCCAATTTAGGGATGATTTGGGCCTCCGGCTGGGCGATGTTGTTGTCTTGGAGGGTGCAGATAACTTTCGTACACACTTTGGTGTTCAAGTCATGAGGAATGACAGTGCATAATTTGTTGTTAGGTATTATTCGGTTTCCATTGTATTTTTTGTTATGCAACACTTGTCTTATGCATATTTagtttcatattatatatttgtttttaacaGGTGACATTCGGAAGCTTTGATATTTAAAGAATTGGCAATGGATGGATGGAAGTGATAAAGTACTCCAAAATTAAAGTAGTCGTTGCTCTGCATCTTTGAGTGAGAAAAATCTGATTAAGTCATTTTAAAGATTATTTAAGGAGttagttatttttattgattattaaGATATTGCATGGATCTTTAGTCTACTGCTGTTTGGAGATTTGTGTTAGTGTATTGATTCTTATCTTTAATCTGGATCTAAGGTATTTTGGTTTGTTGATTAATATCATCATTGAATAGTTCTTGTTCATGTCTTCCTTTTGCTTTTTTGGTATGAGACCGGTTCTAAGGTGGATGAAATCTTTGTCTTTAATTTCTAATCTTCTACTGATTTTGGTTTGTTGTTTTCACCTTTAGATTTATACTCATTATTCTTCTGGATTTTTTTGATTGTTGAATTAACATGTTGAGTACATTGAGCTTGCTTTGTTTTTTATTCTACTCTTTAGATAGATTGAagcttattatattattcagGGTATGCATAATAAGATACTACAGGGGAAGTTAGaaaatcttaattaattttttccaaCTACACAGCACAGCAAAAGTTTAAGTCTAATTGATAAAGACAGCTTACATATTAATAGAGTAGAGTTGATTTTTTATCTGAACATATCAATATGTTCATTGATTTGAATTTCCAATCAATTAGCTAATCTATGTTCATTGATTTGAGAATCTGTATTGAAGAACTGAATATGACCAAAACAACATATATAGGCAACAACTGCATTGCAGAAAATTATACTAAACTAATAGAAAATCAACTTAGTCATACCATCAGTTTTAGAGATTACTAATAGCACACATTACTTAAACTAATAGCACACATTACTTAGTAAAGTACTATCTCACAGTAAATTGTGAGATTTGATTGAAAACATAgcagaaaataaaataacttataATAATAAGTTCCCAGGAATTAAGAACAATTCCCCGTCGTGGACTTTAGCAAGTGAGGTTGACAGTTGATGCAGTGCCGTTGGTGCAGGTGGATGATGATGGCTGCAATATTAGAAAAAGCAGTAGAAAATATAAGTATTGAATAACCAAATTAGATTTCATTCATAAACTGGTATAATAGTTTAGAACTGCTTGCCTGTGCTTCAAGGCTTTCAATCGGATGGGGGATGGTAGTCTGTTGTTGCTGATAGGGTTCCATAAGAAATCCTTCCATTATGTCAGTAACTAAATAGAATTCGGATTTCTTGATGATGTTGTCCATCTGGACTTTCAGCTTCAGAGTGTAGTCCTTTCCAATGAGATTGTTTAGGATAGTTGGAAAATTCTCATCATTGTTTACCTAATATTTACAAACATTAATCATCGCTTCGATTAAGTTATAaagaatgaaaatataattCTGCAACTATCACCTCAGCAGTAATCTCATAGACTGTTTTACCCAACAATTTCTTCACTTCTCGCTCTTCCAGTATAATGAGGATGGATCCGGTTTCATCAGAAGCAATTGCATACAACTCAAACCTGAATTAATTTTTAGTCTCAgctttattaaatatataaatatatttggacATTAGGGCTAGAGATTTATGTGTTCTTACATGTTATCAACATAGGGAACAATCCTTTGGCATCCTGTGCACGTGTCCTGGTTCTCTATTTTCACAGTTTTTGCATAGCAGGATGTGCATGTTGGTTGGAACCATGTCTTGACTTGCTGGAAATTTGTAAGTTTCACTTGACAAAAGATTTGCCTCTGTATTCATGGAAGTGTAACTTGTTAAAATTTATAGATGAGATTTTTgctgtttaaaaatatttgtcatattatgaaaatttaCTTTTACCTCGGCATGATGAACACCTAGCTTGGGTATGTTTTCACATTTATAAAACCTCATCATTCCTCTGTTTTCAGTTGAAACATTCTTTGTTGATATCTTCTTCTCTGCTAAGCTGTAACAGGAAGAGTGTTTAGATTTGTTGCAAGTAAAGCATATGGTTTATCTCTTCGCATGCATTAACTAAGATAGTAGTGAAGGCAAGTTGATTAAAACACTTACAGTTTCCTCAGTTCATTGACACTTCGGTGATTACAGTTGATGTAGAAATTTGTAGCACCCACATGTGTCAAAATCACTTGCTCTAGTACACAACATGACCAACACATGTTTTAATATATGTCAAAAATTCTTTAATATGAGATCTAATGCTGGGAGACATACCTGACCATGTGGTCACCCTGGCACAACCAATAATCAGAATAATAGGAAACTCTGTAGCTTCTTTGATACTTTCAGAGAAGTACCTTGCAAAGTCATCCCAGAAAGTAACCCTAATACTTGCTCTTCAAGTGGTAGATATGCAGcgcaaaaagaaaatcattATGTGTTTATCTTTGGAAATcagtttatgaatatataatgatatttcTTTAAATTACCTTCCATCACTTAGTTCGAAAATAATCTGTGATTGTATGACACCGTTTCGATTTTGTATTTTGCGAATAGGGTCATGGTCCTCCAAGATTCCAACAACATCTACacaatatttaaaaaacttGTATGAGATATGAATATTCGAAAAGAAATTAGTTTCAGAAGAGAGTGTTGAAAGATTTAGTTTTTCTGTACCAGTTAAGTATGTGTTCTGCTTGGACAGAGTTTCAAGCTCGGCTATCTCATAGAAATCAAAGCAACAATTTTCGACTTTAACCACATTCTCTTCAAGAGGATTCAATTCAGTTTCCTCGTTAAAGACAATCTGATAATTCGAACGAAGACACCTGAACTTATCTTCATTAGTGTAAATTTTAACAGTGAAATTTTTCAGCAGATATAGATTTCCAACTTGAATAAGGGGCTCAAACTCGTCGGCCAAGGTGTATGGCACCCAAGCATGGATCCTGGCTCGCtaaattaatttgtatatataaattagacAATGCAGAAAGTTGATGAGAATAAGTTTAAGAAAATGTAGATTCTATTCTACTTACTTTGTGATCAAGCAGCAGAAGGTTGAAACCTTTGAAAGGCTCTCCAGTTTTTCGATAACCTCTCCACAGGTTAAGAACTCGGGTTGTAACTATCGAATCGGAATTGGTAGTGTTTAGACCACTAAAACTATCATACTTTCGAGTTGCCATTGTTTCGTATGAGTATAGACTAAGTGATGGATGCTTGTCATGTATtaagatgtatatatatagaggctggaattggagatgcaaatagactaaagaataaaaaaaatattcatgacagatataatcaaatatcaaaaaaaataatgctCTGTAATGACTTCTTCCAAATGCAGCTGGATTTAAAATCAAGTAGCAATAGTACTGTGACAACAGTATTACATTTCAGGCTTACATAAAATGAGGCAACCAAAAGGAGTATCATTTAATACACAAATGTAGATACCATCTACACCAATAAGGTTTGTTCCAGAGTTGCATCAAAATAGGTGGTATCATTACAACCATAGTTAAATGTAGATGCCAAATGTTTTCCAGACAGCATTCATTAAACCAAAAACTAATAAAAGCAAGCAACAGCAAAAGAAAGTCTCCAGGCATAGTCCTCCAAACTACCAAAAGAAAATCAGGTTTCAAGGTTCCACCATTCAGAAGAGGCACGACCATCAGACCTAAGTGTGAGGaattttattaacaaaaaatatgaattatccGCAAAAGCAAGAACCACAATATTGCAGTATTCGATTATCACCTTATCTGTTttctgaattttgaattttccaATAGGGACATCATCTTCCAATTCATACTGAACATCATTTTTCTTGTCGTTCCTCCTTTGTTTGTTTGTTGAGGTAGCTGTAGGCGGGCTACTTTTAGTAGACAGGCTGCATGGAATTTCCtgaagtatttttaaaaaatttgtagcCACAATTAGTTTGTAACTGGAATATACCATGCAGAATGTATTTAGTAAGACAAAATATTGCAATTATCTTAACAGATGCAGTAATGTTGTCACAGTTCTGAACGATTGGTGCCTTTGCAGGATTAACCACTGGATCCTTGGCCGGGGTCACCAGTGCTTCATTAGTGGGGCTGTGGTTTCCTAACACTTCAATAGGATCAGAAATGTCGGTAGCTGTGTATATGTTGCTGATTTTGTTAACATTCCTCTCACTTATAGTTAATGTAATGACGTAATCTTTTTTTTCGAAATTCTTCAGCAAAGTAGGGAATTTTTTCTCATCTCCAACCTGATCAATGAATCATCCAATTTATcagaattcaaatttaaaaatttaaataagacACAGTTTTTTCTACATGGGCAACATAAGCATATACAGACTTACTTCATCTTCTAATTCGAAGGCATTCTTTCCTATGATTCGTTGGATTTCATCATCAGGAAAGACTATGGCAATGAGCCCAGTAGTATCATTGCAAAGTGTAGCAATCCGGAACCTGAAAAAGTTGGAAATTGACTATGcaatattaagttaaaaaacAGTTTACAAAAGAATTAGTAAAGCAAATAAAAGATGATGTTTATTATTCACAAATCTATTTATTCACAGAAGGAAACattttttaatcaatataaCCTTTTGTCCGGAAATGGGACATTCCTAGAACAGAGGACACATCGATATCGTCCATCAACGGTTGTTACCTCAACTCCACATGTACTACAAACATTGTCATACCAATTACTCTTCTCATCAACCTTCTTAACAGTAATCTGGCACCTTACTTTTTTCTGCATTACAATTCAAAGTACCAAAGCTTTAATGTCAATAATCTACAAAATATTGGCACTAAAAGGGCTATAAATGAAGTATTTAAACACATAATTCAAAAGTATACCTCAATAAAATCCttggttaatttttttatatcttcaACTGAAATCAGTGGAGGGGTATGGTCCAGCAAAGGTTCATCAGTATTCACACAGTATGCAGGATCAGACATTCTGAGCAACATATGCATTCAATGGAACATAAAAAGAAATCAGAACACTTTCTTATCTAATGGAGTCACAATATTCTCACTTCTAAATACCTTTTAAACAGTTTTGTGACACTATGATGTTTTGCATTAAGGTAGAACCTAGTAGCCGGATAGTTGTTGAGGCATATAGTTCCTGAATTTGAATCGTGAGAATCGTTCAAAGAACATTATTAAGAAAACTAACATACTTGTTAAGGTGTTCTTCACAGATGAGATTAAGTAAACCGAGGATACCTTCGTGTTCGTTAACCTTGGCACTTGATATTATTACTGCAATGTCAGCATCTTTGATTTCTTTCACAGATTTCTCAAATTGAACAGCCAAATCACCGAAAAAGGTAACATTGATAGATGACCTGATTCAATAATAGAAAACATTTAGTCTAAATATTTTTAAGCACATACTAATTTAGTATTAGATTTGACTGAGAGATCCAAATTTTAGGAGATTATCACCTCCCATCTGAAATCCTAAAGCGGATATGAACTTTCTTCTCATCCTCTTTGGAGTGAACAGTTTCGATATTTTTGTCTTCCAGTTTACCAACAGTATCTAAGTaaggattatttaattaaatggaCTGAGATCTATATCATAAACATTATTTCCATAATGATTTAAGCAATTTTTTGTTACTTTACCAATCAAGAAGCGAGGATCATAAAGCATAGTCCTTGCATCAGCAATTAGAAATAGATCAAAAGCATAAGGAGCTATGTTGGTGATGTTATCAACTTCTGGAACCAACTGTGTGTGATTTGCAAAGTAAATGTGCTTTCCAAATCTAACTGCCCTTTTTTTTTCCTCAGTCCCGTAGTCTCTAACATGAAAATTTGACAGTGTGTAGATGACCCCTTCTTTAAGGATATCATCAAAGAAGACACTAATCTTTGCACTGACAAAAGCATGAATCCTCCAGTTCTAAgccaaaaaaacatatttataaatgaaTTACAGAGCACAGACCAAGAACATTTAAGAGTGAAATAAGTATCAGAGGTGGTACCGAATCATCGATGAAAATCACATTTAAACCTCGAAATTCTTGGGTTTGTCTATTTATCCCTTTCCAGACAGCTTGAGCTCGAACACGCAAGGTCCATTCAGTTCTTTCGCTATGAAGCTGCTGCACCTTATCATATTTGTTGAAGATTGATACCTCTTGCATCCTGTCAAAGTCAGTAGCGAGTAGTTAAGTATGTATTTAATTCGGTTGTAAGAAGTTGGGTGAGAGAACTACTTACTTGTACTTGTATAAATTGCTATGTGTTGGTCTCAGATCCAGAGCATGAATTGAATTATATACAGACGGGAAGTCCCCAAAAAAAAGTTCCTGGTCAACATAAATGTGTGGTTGAAACTGTTCAGAGAGAATCCAATGTTGGTGTTATCCAATTTTTTATTACATGTTGGAATATTCGATAGGTATCTGGCTCAAGAGAGCGGGAAAACAAATACAgacaaaaacataaaagttgAATGAAATAATAAACCGCCAAAACACTAAACCATTTCACATCTAAGTGGTATTCAACGTAATATATACAACAACTAAACTaatctttatttaaaaaatgaggaaaatttaatataaaacgTAGCTCACTGAATTTTGTATTGgtcaaatttgaaaataaatattaagattTTTTAATCATGCCTCAGAAACTATAGACCTGTTCAAAAAAGATATAATAGGAAGAACCCAAcggtaaaataaattttttggagcTATATATCTTATACTTTGGACATAATACTCCAAATGAACCCAACAGTAATTAATAAGAAAGATAAAGAATGTTTAACAAATGTAAATTATCAGTATAATAGGAGTCGTGATTTTGAATTCAGTACAACAGAAATAATAGGTAGAAGAAACTATTTGGATCTTTATATGTTACAAATAGACATACAAATGATACAGAGCACAACTATGAGAATTGGAACCTCCCACAACTTTAATTCATCAATATAACAGTATCGGTAAATATCTTTTAACATTTTGAAAAATCTAATCGAAGATATTTGTGGAAACAGTACAATAACTTAAAGAATGACCCAGAATTATAATGTATCAAAAGTCTTAAATATATAGTGACATTTCCACAAAAGATTCCAAAAATAATTGTAAGATCAAATGTTTATAGCtgtatatttttaagaaaacaacATAAAAGCGGAAGAGAACACGACAATAACTTATAAGAAAGATAAAAAATGTCCCATAATTGTAACATATCAATCtaagtaatataaattttttaaattcacatTTTCAAATATGATACTGTTGCAGGATTGGGATCATTGGGTCTTCTTATAAATAGATAGGTcgataattttaaaaacaatacaataatttaatataaaaaacttgTCTTAACCTAAATATCAACTTGTCCACAAAAGCTTCCAAACATAATAGCAAAATCAAA is a window from the Daucus carota subsp. sativus chromosome 8, DH1 v3.0, whole genome shotgun sequence genome containing:
- the LOC108198224 gene encoding uncharacterized protein LOC108198224 produces the protein MQEVSIFNKYDKVQQLHSERTEWTLRVRAQAVWKGINRQTQEFRGLNVIFIDDSNWRIHAFVSAKISVFFDDILKEGVIYTLSNFHVRDYGTEEKKRAVRFGKHIYFANHTQLVPEVDNITNIAPYAFDLFLIADARTMLYDPRFLIDTVGKLEDKNIETVHSKEDEKKVHIRFRISDGRSSINVTFFGDLAVQFEKSVKEIKDADIAVIISSAKVNEHEGTICLNNYPATRFYLNAKHHSVTKLFKRMSDPAYCVNTDEPLLDHTPPLISVEDIKKLTKDFIEKKVRCQITVKKVDEKSNWYDNVCSTCGVEVTTVDGRYRCVLCSRNVPFPDKRFRIATLCNDTTGLIAIVFPDDEIQRIIGKNAFELEDEVGDEKKFPTLLKNFEKKDYVITLTISERNVNKISNIYTATDISDPIEVLGNHSPTNEALVTPAKDPVVNPAKAPIVQNCDNITASEIPCSLSTKSSPPTATSTNKQRRNDKKNDVQYELEDDVPIGKFKIQKTDKVIIEYCNIVVLAFADNSYFLLIKFLTLRSDGRASSEWWNLET